One Planctomycetota bacterium DNA window includes the following coding sequences:
- the xerC gene encoding tyrosine recombinase XerC: MVSPVREFLDHLEHERRASPHTLRAYEGDLRRFTEFLGGEGALLDGRVDRAAVRRFLGHLHARGYGKSSIARTLACLRTFYEYFVRAERIDTNPVRPVPTPRQDRKLPRFLEEEDVRRLLEDGMGEGFAGLRDRALLEVLYGGGLRVSEAVGLGVGDLDLSEGTARVYGKGGKERLAPLGTAAARALAAYLPERAVLLEALGRSAEEALFVNRNGARLNVRTVRRILRRRADETGIRARVTPHMLRHSFATHLLNRGADLRAVQELLGHENLATTQIYTHVTVRRLKDVYDRTHPRAR, translated from the coding sequence GTGGTAAGTCCCGTCCGGGAATTTCTCGACCACCTGGAGCACGAGCGGCGCGCCTCGCCGCACACGCTGAGGGCGTACGAGGGAGACCTGCGGCGCTTCACCGAGTTCCTAGGCGGGGAGGGGGCGCTTCTGGACGGTCGGGTGGATCGCGCGGCGGTTCGCCGATTTCTGGGACACCTGCACGCGCGCGGATACGGCAAGAGCTCGATCGCCCGGACGCTGGCGTGCCTTCGGACGTTCTACGAATACTTCGTCCGGGCGGAGCGGATCGACACGAATCCGGTGCGCCCCGTTCCGACGCCGCGGCAGGATCGGAAGCTTCCCCGTTTTCTTGAAGAAGAGGATGTGCGGCGCCTGCTGGAGGACGGGATGGGGGAGGGGTTCGCCGGTTTGCGGGACCGCGCGCTCCTCGAGGTGCTCTACGGGGGCGGACTGCGGGTGAGCGAAGCGGTCGGGCTGGGGGTGGGGGACCTGGATCTCTCGGAAGGGACGGCGCGGGTGTACGGGAAGGGCGGAAAGGAGCGCCTGGCGCCGCTGGGGACCGCGGCCGCGCGCGCGCTGGCGGCATACCTGCCGGAGCGGGCCGTCCTGCTGGAGGCGCTCGGTCGCTCCGCCGAAGAAGCGCTTTTCGTCAATCGGAACGGAGCGCGCCTGAACGTTCGCACGGTGCGCCGGATTCTGCGGCGCCGCGCGGACGAGACGGGGATCCGGGCGCGGGTGACGCCGCACATGCTGCGCCACAGTTTCGCCACGCATCTCCTCAACCGCGGCGCGGACCTGCGGGCGGTTCAGGAGCTTCTCGGGCACGAGAACCTCGCGACCACGCAGATTTACACCCACGTCACGGTGCGCCGTCTGAAGGACGTCTACGACCGGACGCATCCGCGCGCGCGGTAG